The uncultured Carboxylicivirga sp. genomic interval CCGAAGCGCTTCGGATGGACAAAAAATAGGATGTTGTAATGCTCTCGTCAAACGACGGTGATACAACGTATGTCTTGGTCATTGTTCTATTCCCAGTTACCAGCATTATTGTTAGCTTCTTCCAACGAACCTACTTTAAGTCCTGGATATCTTTCTAACTTCTGCGTTTTGTCATTTAAGTTGATGATTTCTTGAGGCTCAAGCCCTTTAAGGTAAACGTTGTTATGTACTTTGGCTTCGAAAACCTGTACTTTAACACCGGAACCAGTTACAACAACTCCGGCACCCATTTCATACTTTTCAGCACCGTCAACAAAAGGAATTAATGGTAACGAATCTACCACGTACCCTTTTGGGAATAAAGAATCTTTAACGCTAACACGAATAGTGTCCCTTTTAATGATACCTAATGCTAAAGCCTTTACTTCAGTCATACCTGCTTCCAACATACTATCAGTTAAACTACCCTCTTTTTTTACCAATGGTAAAGAGTCGTTTTTGATAAAGTTGATCAAAGTGTCGAAGCTTCCTGTATATTTGTTGTAAACAGACTTGTATGCAACCTGTGCATCACGAGTATACATTAACTTTTCCACGTTCGCATCTTGTCTCAATTTCTGAGCGTCCTGGAAGCGGATCGGTTTTTGGATACTTTCAACACACAAATAGCCTAAAGCAATAATAGCAACTGTAAGGACAATCTGAATCACTGTTTTCATTATCTTCGGATTTTTGTTTTAGTTTGAATGCCCAAAGTTAAAAAAAAAATCAAATTACGATTTTTTAAAGGGACTTATCTATCTAAAAAATGCTAAATAATCATATAAGTAACTTAATTCGCGAGGGTTTTTCCTTTAACCCAACTCCATCTCAGCAAAAACTGATTGATGGATTAGGCGATTTTGTCGTTTCTGAAGAAAAGGAAAGTGTTTGTTTAATAAAGGGATACGCAGGTACGGGTAAGACAACGTTGATGAAAGCGTTTACAGATACCTTACAAAAATTAGAAATTCCTTTTTTACAGATGGCTCCTACCGGTAGAGCTGCAAAAGTTTTAAGTACCTACACAGGTAAACCAGCTTACACTATTCATAAGCAAATTTACCGTCGAGAATCGTCAAATGACGACTTTAGTAATTTTCATCTTAACTATAATAAATCAAAAGATGCCATTTTTATTATAGATGAAGCTTCGATGATTTCCAATTCTAGTTTGGAGTATACCACTTTTGGATCTGGACGATTGTTGGACGATTTACTCAACTTTGTTTTTGGAAGAGGTAATTGTAAATTGATATTAATTGGTGATGTCGCTCAGTTACCTCCGGTTGGATTCGAAGATAGTCCTGCTTTGGATAAAGATAATTTAAGGAGTTTAGGCCTAAATGTACACGATTTTTTTCTTAGCGAGGTAGTGCGTCAGGAAGGAGATAGTGGAATATTATACAATGCTACCAAATTACGACTTAATTTGGGCGATACATTCTTCGAACCTATGTTTCCTGAGTTAGAGGCTAAAGGTTATCCCGATTTTAAACGTATAAGCGGTGAAGAGTTGATTGATGAATTAAATTGGTGTCAAGAGAATTTTGGTTTGGATGAAACATTGGTAGTTTGCCGATCCAATAAAAGAGCAAATTTGTTTAATCAGGGAATTCGTAATTCTATTTTATATAGAGAGGAAGAACTGACGGCAACGGATCATCTTTTAATCGTAAAGAATAATTACCATTGGTTGAAAGATAGTAAAGAGGCCGATTTTATTGCCAATGGCGATATTGCTGAAGTGGTTCGGATAAATGGGTATGAGGAGTTATACGATCGTCGTTTTGCTAATGTAACACTTCGATTAGCCGATTATAAATTGCTCGAAATAGATGCAAAGGTTGTTTTGGATGCACTGCATACCGATACAGCTGGCTTTTCGCGTGAGGAACAAGAATCTTTCTTTAAAACGGTTATGGAAGACTATCAATATGAGCGCTCAAAAAAGAAGCAATATGAAGAATTAAAGAAAAATCCTTATTATAATGCTTTACAGGTAAAATATGCCTATGCAATGACCTGTCATAAAGCGCAGGGTGGACAGTGGAAGGCTGTTTTTATCGATCAGGGTTATGTGCCCGAAGAACAAATGGGCAAGGGGTATTTTCGTTGGTTATATACGGCAATAACCCGCGCTACAGAAAGAGTTTATCTG includes:
- a CDS encoding AAA family ATPase, which gives rise to MLNNHISNLIREGFSFNPTPSQQKLIDGLGDFVVSEEKESVCLIKGYAGTGKTTLMKAFTDTLQKLEIPFLQMAPTGRAAKVLSTYTGKPAYTIHKQIYRRESSNDDFSNFHLNYNKSKDAIFIIDEASMISNSSLEYTTFGSGRLLDDLLNFVFGRGNCKLILIGDVAQLPPVGFEDSPALDKDNLRSLGLNVHDFFLSEVVRQEGDSGILYNATKLRLNLGDTFFEPMFPELEAKGYPDFKRISGEELIDELNWCQENFGLDETLVVCRSNKRANLFNQGIRNSILYREEELTATDHLLIVKNNYHWLKDSKEADFIANGDIAEVVRINGYEELYDRRFANVTLRLADYKLLEIDAKVVLDALHTDTAGFSREEQESFFKTVMEDYQYERSKKKQYEELKKNPYYNALQVKYAYAMTCHKAQGGQWKAVFIDQGYVPEEQMGKGYFRWLYTAITRATERVYLVNFKDEFFAD